In one Sebastes umbrosus isolate fSebUmb1 chromosome 13, fSebUmb1.pri, whole genome shotgun sequence genomic region, the following are encoded:
- the ska3 gene encoding LOW QUALITY PROTEIN: spindle and kinetochore-associated protein 3 (The sequence of the model RefSeq protein was modified relative to this genomic sequence to represent the inferred CDS: deleted 1 base in 1 codon): MNPTSRFFSSLRKLAVTLETETNKLQDNYQTRNNQDEDEEDSDSTVKAIRAYHEVNCDVRNLKGQIQGEVAQQKAQVNEVSSFIKACRVTEQRVTKDIQTLKGHWEKYGYKAPQDTQRPTKAKDQESEDEDEEAADENETKSAGGEEEGGSQEEAGVSHSLSSPTAKPPPFTDVMHTPQLSDFGLCEMAMKRALAGVGWCPEVPPMPKLSIPHPTLTTPAPPPMPLTPKRALRMDDDELQTPQMSDFGISEHTMCLNNDFTMELFRKNVEKPQRPPQEIPVPPVMESLHTKAQSLKSPEPPVFYTPGFKIKKTNGQCSPPVQSNGDPESPGRPGNLPTTPEVPVFHSPHMNQLVSTRKSAQKINMQVDDDDAPTLDLPSTRNRATGSKRPWEYDVPQITFAGVEDEQMPEMPNLESVLGNSLQTRSAKMKKKTMEHKVATKEPAVNNLELDGPTQEFSLGTPRIRMDYQEPSTPEVPDLSSVTQDICKLVSQARVKKTATAVVHPNVRPETNKNRAVSLSVVSESEFQSLPKYMKQMTLLNLNQVVHNINKFTEESRGEQTEFLMEELRNICFVGAETPVYILCLTEVKRLQQLSGARNTSVYKLCTHN; the protein is encoded by the exons ATGAACCCGACGTCTCGGTTCTTTAGTTCTCTGAGGAAGCTGGCGGTGACTTTAGAGACAGAAACGAATAAACTACAGGACAACTATCAGACCAGGAACAAccaggacgaggacgaggaggacagCG aCAGCACAGTGAAAGCCATACGAGCATATCATGAAGTGAACTGTGACGTCAGGAACCTGAAG GGGCAGATCCAGGGTGAGGTTGCTCAGCAGAAAGCACAGGTTAATGAAGTGAGCAGCTTTATTAAGGCCTGTAGAGTGACGGAGCAGAGGGTCACGAAGGACATCCAGACACTGAAGGGACACTGGGAAAAATACGGTTACAAAGCTCCCCAAGACACCCAGAGACCAACCA AGGCCAAAGATCAGGAGTcagaggatgaagatgaagaagcaGCAGATGAGAATGAAACCAagtcagcaggaggagaagaagaaggaggaagccAGGAGGAGGCTGGAGTCAGTCACTCCTTATCGTCTCCGACGGCGAAACCGCCGCCCTTCACTGACGTGATGCATACCCCGCAGCTCTCTGACTTCGGCCTGTGTGAGATGGCGATGAAGAGAGCTCTGGCTGGGGTGGGGTGGTGCCCCGAGGTGCCTCCTATGCCCAAGTTGAGCATTCCTCATCCCACCCTCACCACGCCTGCACCGCCGCCAATGCCCTTGACCCCCAAACGCGCCCTGCGGATGGATGACGACGAGCTACAGACGCCTCAGATGTCTGACTTTGGCATTTCAGAGCACACCATGTGTCTGAATAACGACTTCACGATGGAACTGTTCCGG AAAAACGTTGAGAAGCCCCAAAG ACCACCACAAGAAATCCCTGTACCACCAGTGATGGAGAGTTTGCACACTAAAG CACAGAGCTTGAAGTCTCCAGAGCCTCCTGTGTTTTACACCCCGGGGTTCAAGATCAAAAAGACAAACGGTCAGTGCTCCCCACCTGTGCAAAGCAACGGTGACCCAGAATCGCCTGGGCGCCCTGGAAACCTGCCCACCACCCCCGAGGTCCCGGTGTTTCACAGCCCACACATGAACCAACTGGTCAGCACCAGAAAG agtGCACAGAAGATCAACATGCaagttgatgatgatgacgcGCCGACCTTAGACCTTCCGTCAACTCGTAACAGAGCAACTGGCTCCAAACGCCCCTGGGAGTACGATGTGCCACAAATAACCTTCGCGGGTGTGGAGGACGAGCAGATGCCAGAGATGCCAAACCTGGAGTCTGTTTTGGGGAATTCTTTACAAACT AGAAGTGcaaaaatgaagaagaagactATGGAGCATAAAGTGGCGACCAAGGAGCCCGCTGTCAACAATCTGGAGCTGGACGGACCCACCCAGGAGTTCAGCTTGGGGACACCTCGCATCAGGATGGACTACCAAGAGCCCAGCACCCCAGAGGTGCCCGACCTCAGCTCGGTCACACAGGACATCTGTAAA cttgTGTCCCAGGCTCGGGTGAAGAAGACGGCTACGGCGGTTGTGCATCCAAATGTCAGGCCAGAAACTAAtaaaaacag agctgtgagtctgtctgtggtgtCAGAGAGCGAGTTCCAGAGTTTACCAAAGTACATGAAGCAGATGACTCTGCTCAACCTCAACCAGGTGGTCCACAACATCAACAAGTTCACAGAAGAGAGTCGAG GAGAACAGACAGAGTTTCtgatggaggagctgaggaATATTTGCTTTGTTGGAGCTGAGACCCCCGTTTACATCCTCTGTCTGACGGAGGTCaagaggctgcagcagctgaGCGGAGCGAGGAACACCTCCGTGTACAAACTGTGCACACACAACTAA
- the LOC119500363 gene encoding uncharacterized protein LOC119500363: MAMFGKVLEPVGYMQTVRVLVQGICSYLGGKATAEESEGAKKNLDHIDQELGASGHGLLDDQEVHRLEDDLAVVYYQLGTAVRAQPDFTKKETEVFLQYVQDYRLERQLTALYNRLMGVSALTDQPTLLEELILSRKPKRWEMREFCVKINFVLGTGLLCLFTQASLTGRDQALLMKTWSDRMGALYRKMKNTGGRCLGYFLEQAQGDVRQQLQEAVQNRSPPDEAAGSILKTLEKNYDWLRWAVMLHPAVGPMEDEKEEKEEKVEKEEKVEKVEETQGEKEEKEAVPPQEEPNNFISVASEPPIPHVVVCYRDTPTSLDKSRIHQLIVDLEWKIPNPPPEVYASIEEDPGRARRYLASRMLRKLQEGLGSGVSVHVVPGRMEMKCNFPPASYYLYEYKHRLASGTVCVFG, from the exons ATGGCGATGTTTGGAAAGGTTCTGGAGCCAGTGGGCTACATGCAAACTGTGAG GGTCCTGGTCCAGGGGATCTGCTCCTATCTGGGCGGCAAGgccacagcagaggagagtgaGGGAGCCAAGAAGAACCTGGACCACATCGACCAGGAGCTGGGAGCGTCGGGTCATGGCCTGCTGGACGACCAGGAGGTCCACCGGCTGGAGGACGACCTGGCGGTGGTGTACTACCAGCTGGGCACAGCG GTGAGGGCCCAGCCAGACTTCACCAAGAAGGAGACGGAGGTGTTCCTGCAGTACGTGCAAGACTACCGGCTGGAGAGGCAGCTGACAGCGCTCTACAACCGTCTGATGGGAGTGTCGGCGCTGACCGACCAGCccacgctgctggaggagctCATACTGAGTCGCAAGCCCAAACGCTGGGAGATGAGGGAGTTCTGCGTCAAG ATTAACTTTGTCCTGGGCACCGGTCTGCTGTGCCTCTTTACGCAGGCATCTCTGACAGGCAGAGACCAGGCcctgctgatgaagacctgGTCTGACCGCATGGGGGCCCTCTACAGGAAAATGAAGAACACAGGAGGCCGCTGCTTAGGCTACTTCCTGGAGCAGGCGCAGGGGGATGTACGGCAGCAGCTCCAAGAGGCCGTGCAGAACCGCTCACCCCCCGATGAGGCAGCGGGGAGCATCCTGAAGACCCTGGAGAAGAACTACGATTGGCTGCGCTGGGCGGTGATGCTCCACCCCGCCGTGGGACCCATGGAGGacgagaaggaggagaaggaggagaaggtggagaaggaggagaaggtggagaAGGTGGAGGAGACGCAgggagaaaaggaagaaaaggaagCTGTGCCGCCACAAGAGGAGCCCAACAACTTCATTTCTGTGGCGTCCGAACCGCCGATCCCCCACGTGGTGGTGTGCTACCGTGACACGCCCACTTCGCTGGATAAGAGCCGCATCCACCAGCTCATCGTGGACCTGGAGTGGAAGATCCCCAACCCGCCGCCAGAGGTGTACGCTTCCATCGAGGAAGACCCGGGCAGAGCGCGGCGCTACCTGGCCTCGCGCATGCTGAGGAAGCTGCAGGAGGGGCTGGGATCTGGCGTGTCCGTCCACGTGGTGCCGGGCAGGATGGAGATGAAGTGCAACTTCCCCCCAGCCTCCTACTACCTCTACGAGTACAAACACCGGCTGGCCTCGGGCACCGTGTGCGTGTTTGGATGA